From one Parabacteroides sp. FAFU027 genomic stretch:
- a CDS encoding AMP-binding protein yields the protein MQLTINQTTYSREQFPALIEEKKQQQLPEWEAAFFAFLEKWMDNNDTVPGQTSGSTGTPKNIALSKQSMMASARLTNDYFKLKEGDTISMSLSANYIAGKMMIVRAWISNLHLIVCEPASMPEIPQRVKFGAMVPMQVEKLMSSESGREALEQIEILIIGGSAIPYALEQRLKEISTVCYCTYGMTETVSHIALRRINGSEASEEYFALGNVRFELDERGCLVIFAPHLQAEPFVTNDLVELSSPYRFRWMGRFDNVINSGGIKLFPETIEQKLSPAIPQRFFLTALSDEILGQKLALVIEGELYTEAETLILQEYISNYLSKYEKPRQIIFKKRFNETSTGKVKREI from the coding sequence ATGCAACTGACCATAAACCAAACAACATATTCCCGGGAGCAATTCCCCGCTCTGATTGAAGAGAAAAAGCAGCAGCAACTCCCCGAATGGGAAGCAGCATTCTTCGCTTTTCTCGAGAAATGGATGGATAACAACGATACCGTCCCCGGACAAACATCCGGTTCTACAGGCACGCCCAAAAATATCGCGCTTTCGAAACAAAGTATGATGGCTTCGGCTCGTTTAACCAACGACTATTTCAAATTAAAAGAGGGTGACACTATTTCAATGTCGCTTTCTGCCAATTATATCGCTGGTAAAATGATGATAGTGCGTGCCTGGATTTCCAATCTTCATCTCATTGTCTGCGAACCCGCCTCAATGCCTGAAATACCTCAACGGGTAAAGTTTGGAGCTATGGTCCCCATGCAAGTAGAGAAACTGATGAGCAGCGAATCGGGTCGGGAAGCGTTGGAACAAATCGAAATCCTGATTATCGGTGGTAGCGCCATTCCATACGCGCTTGAGCAACGTCTAAAGGAAATCTCGACCGTCTGCTATTGCACTTATGGGATGACGGAAACTGTTTCACACATCGCACTGCGCCGCATAAACGGATCAGAGGCAAGCGAAGAATATTTTGCCTTAGGAAATGTCCGCTTCGAACTGGATGAACGGGGATGCCTGGTCATCTTTGCCCCGCATTTGCAGGCTGAACCTTTCGTGACGAATGATTTGGTGGAATTATCTTCGCCTTACCGCTTTCGCTGGATGGGACGCTTCGACAATGTTATCAATTCGGGCGGCATCAAGCTCTTCCCCGAAACGATTGAGCAGAAACTTTCGCCCGCAATCCCTCAACGCTTTTTCCTGACTGCCTTATCTGACGAAATATTGGGACAAAAGTTGGCATTGGTCATTGAAGGGGAATTATATACCGAAGCTGAGACTCTTATATTGCAGGAATACATTTCAAATTATCTCTCTAAATACGAAAAGCCCCGCCAAATCATTTTCAAAAAACGATTTAACGAGACTTCTACCGGGAAAGTGAAACGGGAAATATAG
- the fmt gene encoding methionyl-tRNA formyltransferase, translating into MTKQDLRIVYMGTPDFAVESLKALVEGGYNVVGVITMPDKPAGRGHKIQFSPVKQYALEQNLPLLQPEKLKDPEFLEALKAWNADLQIVVAFRMLPEVVWNMPRLGTFNLHASLLPQYRGAAPINWAVINGDKETGITTFFLTHEIDTGNVIFQEKVAISENDNAGTVHDALMMTGAKLVCQTVDAVIEGNLTPIPQEEMAKNVKELRPAPKIFKETCRIDWNKDVTSVFNFVRGLSPYPAAWSELVAADGTIHAVKIFETEKVFEEHDLDNGSVRTDGKHTLEVAVNEGFVRILSLQLAGKKRMNVTDFLNGFKDIEECGFV; encoded by the coding sequence ATGACAAAACAAGATCTTAGAATCGTATATATGGGTACGCCCGACTTTGCTGTGGAAAGTCTGAAAGCATTGGTCGAAGGTGGATACAATGTCGTGGGTGTAATTACAATGCCAGACAAACCCGCTGGTCGCGGACACAAGATTCAGTTCTCTCCGGTGAAACAATATGCGCTGGAACAGAATTTACCACTGCTTCAGCCCGAAAAACTGAAAGACCCTGAGTTTTTGGAGGCGTTGAAGGCGTGGAATGCAGACCTGCAAATTGTTGTAGCTTTCCGCATGTTGCCTGAGGTGGTGTGGAATATGCCGCGATTGGGCACGTTCAATTTGCACGCTTCGTTATTGCCGCAATACCGCGGTGCGGCTCCGATTAACTGGGCTGTGATTAACGGAGATAAAGAGACCGGAATCACTACATTCTTCCTGACGCACGAAATCGATACCGGAAACGTGATTTTCCAGGAGAAAGTTGCTATTTCTGAAAATGACAATGCCGGAACAGTGCATGATGCGTTGATGATGACAGGCGCAAAACTGGTTTGTCAAACAGTGGATGCCGTAATTGAAGGTAACCTGACTCCGATTCCGCAGGAAGAAATGGCGAAGAACGTCAAAGAACTCCGTCCGGCACCAAAAATCTTCAAAGAGACTTGTCGCATCGACTGGAATAAGGATGTGACTTCGGTTTTCAACTTTGTACGCGGACTTTCTCCTTATCCAGCAGCGTGGAGTGAACTGGTAGCTGCCGATGGCACTATTCATGCGGTGAAAATATTCGAGACGGAAAAGGTTTTTGAAGAGCATGACCTTGATAACGGTTCGGTTCGTACCGATGGCAAGCATACACTGGAGGTTGCGGTCAATGAAGGCTTCGTTCGTATTCTTTCGTTGCAATTGGCCGGAAAGAAACGGATGAATGTGACGGATTTCCTCAATGGATTTAAAGATATTGAGGAGTGCGGATTTGTATGA
- a CDS encoding chloride channel protein, with product MVTKDWYLHFLLWRQKHISERTFILIISFLIGVFAALSGVFLKFLIHEIHSLIIDRTDIRNANFIYLVFPALGIFITGWVVRNIVKDDISHGVTRILYAFAKRNSRIKLHNTYSSIFTSAITIGFGGSVGAEAPIVYTGAAIGSNLGRFFKVEPRTLMLLLGCGAAAAISGIFKSPIAGMVFTLEVLMLDLTTTSILPLLISSVTAVTVSYAFNGTDAMFQFMQTETFRIERIPYVLLLGIACGLVSLYFTKAMNRIEGVFRKLDHPYKKFAFGAILLSLLIFLLPPLYGEGYETITALLNNQIDKLADGSFFYNYRDNFWIFMGYITLIILCKVFASAATNGGGGVGGIFAPSLFLGAMTGFGFSHVINFFGKSVYLPEKNFALMGMAGIMSAVMHAPLTGIFLIAELTGGYNLFLPLMIVSASAFATIKLFEPNNIYAMRLAQKGELLTHHKDKTVLTLLKMDAVIEKDFEAVEPEMLLSDLVKVISRSSRNIYPVVDKDNMMLGMVLLDDIRNIMFRPELYERFTVRKLMVTPMAKVRIGMPMEKVMKLFDATQAWNLPVVDEEGHYVGFVSKSKIFNSYRKVLVHYSED from the coding sequence ATGGTTACAAAAGATTGGTACCTACATTTTCTCCTTTGGAGACAAAAACATATCAGTGAGCGGACATTTATCCTGATTATCAGTTTTCTGATTGGCGTTTTTGCTGCGTTGTCCGGAGTATTTCTAAAGTTTCTGATTCACGAAATCCATTCATTGATTATTGACAGAACGGACATCCGGAATGCCAACTTCATTTATCTGGTATTTCCTGCTCTGGGGATTTTTATTACCGGTTGGGTGGTGCGTAACATCGTGAAAGACGATATCAGTCACGGGGTAACGCGTATTCTTTACGCATTTGCAAAACGGAACAGCCGTATTAAACTGCATAATACTTACTCGTCGATTTTCACCAGTGCGATTACCATCGGTTTCGGTGGGTCTGTAGGAGCGGAGGCACCGATTGTATATACCGGAGCAGCAATTGGCTCTAACCTGGGACGTTTCTTCAAAGTTGAGCCACGTACATTGATGTTGTTGCTGGGGTGCGGAGCTGCGGCTGCTATTTCCGGCATCTTTAAGTCTCCGATTGCGGGAATGGTATTTACGCTGGAAGTCTTAATGCTTGACCTGACTACCACATCCATTTTACCTCTCTTGATTTCTTCGGTAACAGCGGTAACTGTCTCGTATGCATTCAACGGAACGGATGCGATGTTCCAGTTTATGCAAACCGAAACCTTTCGGATTGAGCGAATACCCTATGTTTTACTTTTAGGTATAGCGTGTGGACTTGTTTCCCTCTATTTTACCAAAGCAATGAACCGGATAGAGGGCGTTTTCCGAAAACTGGATCATCCCTACAAGAAGTTTGCTTTCGGGGCAATCTTGCTGAGTTTGCTGATTTTCCTTTTACCACCGCTCTACGGTGAAGGATATGAAACCATTACCGCTCTACTGAATAACCAGATTGATAAACTGGCCGATGGTAGTTTCTTTTATAATTACCGCGACAATTTCTGGATATTCATGGGGTATATTACCCTGATCATCTTGTGTAAAGTATTTGCTAGCGCTGCAACCAACGGAGGTGGTGGAGTAGGGGGTATTTTTGCTCCTAGTCTTTTCCTGGGAGCAATGACCGGATTCGGATTTTCTCACGTCATCAACTTTTTTGGAAAGTCAGTTTATTTACCGGAAAAGAATTTTGCGCTGATGGGGATGGCTGGGATTATGTCGGCTGTTATGCACGCACCGTTGACCGGTATCTTCCTGATTGCAGAGCTGACCGGAGGATACAACCTCTTCCTTCCGCTGATGATTGTTTCGGCTTCGGCATTTGCAACCATCAAATTATTTGAACCAAATAATATCTACGCGATGCGTCTGGCTCAAAAAGGTGAGTTGCTAACCCACCACAAGGATAAAACTGTCTTGACTTTGCTGAAGATGGATGCCGTGATTGAAAAAGACTTTGAAGCGGTTGAGCCGGAGATGTTATTATCGGATTTGGTCAAGGTTATTTCCCGTTCTTCCCGGAATATTTATCCGGTGGTGGATAAAGACAACATGATGTTGGGAATGGTACTGCTCGATGATATCCGCAATATTATGTTCCGTCCGGAATTGTATGAGCGATTTACGGTGCGTAAGCTGATGGTAACGCCAATGGCCAAAGTCCGCATAGGTATGCCGATGGAAAAGGTAATGAAGCTCTTTGATGCAACGCAAGCCTGGAACCTCCCGGTGGTGGATGAAGAGGGACATTACGTCGGTTTCGTCTCCAAATCGAAAATATTCAATTCTTACCGGAAAGTGCTGGTGCATTATTCGGAAGATTAG
- a CDS encoding sugar transferase, with protein sequence MKYLLADFVSVSLAWLAFNVLRFHIDINVEFDSLSDFLTYSTVLKGQAFSAIFCLILFYHSGYYNQPFHKSRLSELVITFNSSVLATFLLFFIFIINDLPTDYTVYYLLLSALFLLLFLFTYIFRLIITQSLTENIHHRKWGFNTIVVGTGERAASIIKELNAMPRSIGYHILGCVAVDQKRARVDNELLLGSLNDLDKIILEKNIEEIIVAIDAQDSESVLNTVYPLYKYNLPVKAVAGKYDLLSGKVKMDTIYATPLVDVTSSNFKEWEKNCKQTMDMFFSFILLILLSPLFIFLAIRIKMESKGPVIYKQERIGYLGKPFMIYKFRSMFQHAEESVPRLSSSDDDRITPFGKFMRKYRFDELPQFWNVLKGDMSIVGPRPERKYFIDQIVQKAPFYYLLHKVKPGITSWGMVKYGYATTVDEMIKRLEYDIIYIENISLFIDLKILIYTIRTVFTGRGI encoded by the coding sequence TTGAAATATCTATTAGCCGACTTTGTCTCTGTTTCATTGGCATGGTTGGCTTTTAATGTCTTGCGCTTTCATATAGATATCAACGTTGAATTTGATTCGTTATCCGATTTTCTGACTTACTCAACTGTACTAAAAGGGCAGGCATTCTCTGCCATTTTTTGTTTGATCCTTTTTTATCATTCGGGATATTATAATCAACCGTTCCATAAATCCCGCTTGTCAGAATTGGTTATAACGTTCAATTCTTCGGTTCTAGCTACATTTCTGCTCTTCTTTATCTTTATAATCAACGATTTGCCAACGGATTATACGGTTTATTATCTCCTTTTGTCTGCATTGTTTCTGTTGTTGTTTTTGTTTACCTATATTTTTCGTCTGATTATTACTCAGTCATTGACGGAAAATATCCATCATCGGAAATGGGGATTTAATACGATTGTCGTTGGTACGGGTGAGCGCGCGGCTAGTATTATTAAGGAACTTAATGCCATGCCTCGTTCTATCGGTTATCACATCCTGGGCTGTGTGGCTGTTGATCAGAAAAGAGCCAGAGTGGATAATGAATTGCTGTTGGGTAGTCTCAATGATTTGGATAAAATCATATTGGAAAAAAATATAGAGGAAATCATCGTAGCGATTGATGCACAGGACAGTGAGTCGGTACTCAATACGGTTTATCCTTTATACAAATATAATTTGCCGGTGAAGGCTGTTGCCGGAAAATATGACCTGCTTTCGGGAAAGGTAAAGATGGATACCATTTATGCAACTCCTTTAGTAGATGTAACTTCCAGCAACTTTAAGGAGTGGGAGAAAAATTGTAAGCAGACGATGGATATGTTTTTTTCTTTCATATTGCTAATTCTGTTAAGTCCCTTATTCATTTTTCTGGCTATACGGATTAAGATGGAATCCAAAGGCCCGGTAATTTACAAACAGGAGCGTATCGGTTATCTGGGCAAACCCTTTATGATTTACAAGTTTCGTTCGATGTTCCAACATGCCGAGGAATCTGTACCGCGATTATCCAGTAGTGATGATGACCGGATCACGCCTTTCGGAAAATTCATGCGAAAGTATCGGTTCGATGAATTGCCTCAGTTCTGGAACGTACTGAAGGGCGATATGTCGATCGTTGGGCCGAGACCTGAACGGAAATATTTCATTGATCAGATTGTACAAAAGGCTCCTTTCTATTATCTTCTTCACAAGGTAAAGCCAGGTATTACCTCTTGGGGTATGGTGAAATATGGATATGCTACAACTGTTGATGAGATGATTAAACGTCTTGAATATGACATTATTTATATAGAAAATATCTCCCTTTTTATTGATTTGAAAATCCTGATTTACACGATTCGCACGGTTTTCACAGGGAGAGGAATTTAG
- a CDS encoding L-threonylcarbamoyladenylate synthase, whose product MQEDIKEACRIMQQGGVILYPTDTIWGIGCDATNEEAVKRVYEIKKRVDSKALLVLVDTSVKVDFYVNDVPEIAWDLIDLADKPLTIIYSGARNLAKNLLAEDGSVGIRVTNESFSKKLCERFRKAIVSTSANISGTPSPSNFSEISPEIIEAVDYVVKYRQDDMSKPKPSSIIKLGKGGLINIIRE is encoded by the coding sequence ATGCAGGAAGATATCAAAGAGGCATGCCGAATAATGCAACAGGGTGGAGTCATTCTCTATCCGACCGATACCATTTGGGGAATAGGATGTGACGCTACCAATGAAGAAGCCGTTAAACGCGTCTATGAAATCAAAAAACGAGTGGACAGCAAAGCACTCCTGGTCCTGGTGGATACTTCGGTAAAAGTCGATTTCTACGTCAATGATGTCCCCGAAATCGCCTGGGATTTGATTGATCTGGCTGATAAGCCGTTGACAATTATCTATTCCGGTGCTCGTAATCTTGCCAAAAACTTACTGGCTGAAGACGGTAGTGTGGGGATACGGGTGACCAATGAGTCATTTTCCAAAAAGCTTTGTGAACGGTTCCGCAAAGCTATCGTATCTACGTCTGCGAACATTAGCGGCACACCTTCGCCTTCCAACTTCTCAGAAATCAGTCCTGAAATTATTGAAGCTGTCGATTATGTGGTAAAATACCGTCAGGACGATATGTCCAAACCCAAACCTTCGAGCATTATCAAACTCGGGAAAGGTGGTCTGATTAATATCATCAGAGAATAA
- the dxs gene encoding 1-deoxy-D-xylulose-5-phosphate synthase produces the protein MPYRFLKNINSPADLRQLKQEDLTQVCGELRNFIIDVLCNNPGHFAASLGVVEMTVALHYVFKTPYDRIVWDVGHQAYGHKILCGRRDVFHTNRKFHGISGFPNPAESEYDSFIAGHASTSISAALGMAVAADLKEENDRHVVAVIGDGSMTGGLAYEGLNNASINPNKLIIILNDNHMAIDQNVGGLSEYLVNLTTSQTYNKIRYDLYRFLRRAKIIDTDRKDSIIRFNNSLKSLLTGQHNIFEGLNIRYFGPIDGHDVNQVIKVLNDIKDLNGPKLIHLITTKGKGFEPAEKSATVWHAPGVFNKETGERLVKKTGHEPPLYQEVFGRTLVELAEKNEKIVGITPAMPSGCSMNYMMEKMPRRAFDVGIAEGHAVTFSAGLAKEGLLPFCNIYSSFMQRGYDQVIHDVALQNLNVVMCLDRAGLVGEDGATHHGVFDIAYMRCIPNLTIAAPMNEHQLRNLMYSAQLPDKGPFVIRYPRGKGVLADWENTMEEITIGKGRKLKEGNDVAVLSLGHIGNDVENAIEQASNKGLSVAHYDMVFVKPLDEELLHEIARKFTKVITVETGMLKGGFGSAVLEFFADNGYAPKVKRIGLPDHFVEHGTVAELNQLCHLDVDSIAKEIIGF, from the coding sequence ATGCCTTATCGTTTTCTAAAAAATATAAACTCACCGGCTGATTTACGACAACTAAAACAGGAAGATCTGACGCAGGTATGCGGTGAGTTGCGGAATTTTATCATTGATGTCCTTTGTAATAATCCCGGCCATTTTGCAGCCAGTCTGGGCGTGGTGGAAATGACCGTGGCACTGCATTATGTATTCAAAACACCTTACGACCGGATTGTGTGGGATGTCGGACACCAGGCTTACGGTCACAAGATTCTCTGCGGACGGAGGGATGTTTTCCATACCAACCGGAAATTTCACGGAATAAGCGGATTCCCCAATCCGGCTGAGAGCGAATATGATTCTTTCATTGCCGGACATGCTTCAACCTCTATTTCTGCGGCTCTGGGTATGGCCGTAGCTGCCGATCTGAAGGAGGAAAACGACCGTCATGTGGTAGCTGTCATCGGTGACGGCTCCATGACCGGAGGATTGGCTTATGAAGGGCTAAATAATGCTTCTATCAATCCCAATAAGCTGATAATCATCCTCAATGATAATCACATGGCGATTGACCAGAATGTGGGCGGTTTAAGCGAATATCTGGTAAATCTCACCACGTCACAGACCTACAATAAGATTCGTTACGATTTGTACCGCTTCCTGCGCCGGGCTAAAATCATAGATACCGATCGCAAGGATTCCATCATTCGCTTTAATAATAGCCTCAAGTCATTGTTGACTGGGCAGCACAATATATTTGAAGGCCTCAATATACGTTACTTTGGCCCGATTGACGGACATGATGTCAATCAGGTAATCAAGGTGCTGAATGATATTAAAGACCTGAACGGACCGAAGCTGATTCACCTGATTACGACCAAAGGTAAAGGTTTTGAGCCGGCTGAGAAATCGGCAACGGTTTGGCATGCTCCGGGGGTATTTAATAAAGAGACCGGCGAACGTTTGGTTAAAAAAACAGGGCATGAGCCCCCCTTGTATCAGGAGGTGTTTGGAAGAACCCTTGTAGAGTTGGCTGAAAAGAATGAGAAAATCGTTGGCATTACACCGGCCATGCCGTCCGGTTGCTCCATGAATTATATGATGGAGAAAATGCCGCGCAGAGCATTCGATGTGGGGATTGCCGAAGGTCATGCGGTGACTTTCTCGGCAGGATTGGCAAAAGAGGGCTTACTCCCATTTTGCAATATCTACTCTTCATTTATGCAGCGTGGATATGACCAGGTGATTCACGATGTTGCACTACAGAATCTGAATGTTGTGATGTGCCTGGATCGTGCCGGATTAGTCGGAGAGGACGGAGCCACTCACCACGGTGTGTTTGATATCGCTTACATGCGTTGCATTCCCAACCTGACCATTGCAGCGCCAATGAATGAACATCAGCTTCGAAACCTGATGTACTCCGCCCAGTTGCCGGACAAGGGTCCGTTTGTTATCCGTTACCCGCGTGGAAAAGGAGTCTTAGCCGATTGGGAAAATACAATGGAGGAAATTACTATAGGAAAAGGCCGTAAGTTGAAAGAGGGAAATGATGTCGCGGTGCTTTCATTGGGGCATATTGGCAATGATGTCGAGAATGCGATTGAACAGGCTTCGAATAAAGGCTTGTCTGTCGCTCATTACGATATGGTCTTTGTCAAGCCGCTTGATGAAGAGCTGCTTCATGAGATTGCGAGGAAATTCACCAAAGTAATCACCGTGGAAACCGGCATGCTCAAAGGCGGTTTTGGTTCGGCGGTGCTTGAATTCTTTGCCGATAACGGATATGCACCCAAAGTCAAACGGATCGGGTTGCCTGACCATTTTGTCGAACATGGGACGGTGGCTGAGTTGAATCAGCTTTGTCATCTGGATGTAGATTCTATAGCAAAAGAGATCATCGGGTTTTAA
- the prmA gene encoding 50S ribosomal protein L11 methyltransferase, with amino-acid sequence MNNYIEVNIKFTPSEEIYADIMASILGEKGFESFTYTEDEMKAYVLESVFSEALLEEAKAEFPMEVGISYNYQTVETKNWNEEWEKNYFQPIVIGDQCVIHSSFHQDTPKAKYDILIDPKMSFGTGHHETTSLMLAALIDADVTGKSFLDMGCGTAVLAILARMKGASPVVAIDIDEWAYENSLENIRLNQVSDITVKLGGAELLGAEKYEVILANINRNILLQDIQHYAACMTDGSQLYMSGFYVEDIPMIKEEAEKNGLTFITHWEKNRWVAVQFVK; translated from the coding sequence ATGAATAATTATATTGAGGTAAACATTAAGTTTACACCTTCAGAAGAGATATATGCTGATATTATGGCATCGATTTTAGGTGAAAAAGGATTTGAAAGTTTTACCTATACAGAGGATGAAATGAAGGCTTATGTACTTGAATCCGTTTTTTCAGAAGCATTACTGGAAGAAGCTAAAGCTGAATTCCCGATGGAGGTTGGCATTTCATATAATTATCAGACCGTTGAAACGAAAAATTGGAATGAGGAGTGGGAGAAGAATTACTTTCAGCCTATCGTTATTGGAGACCAGTGTGTGATTCACAGCTCTTTTCATCAGGATACCCCAAAGGCAAAATATGATATCCTGATTGATCCTAAAATGTCATTCGGTACCGGACATCATGAAACGACCAGTCTTATGCTGGCTGCTTTAATTGATGCGGATGTTACCGGAAAATCCTTTCTCGATATGGGATGTGGTACGGCTGTTTTGGCCATCCTTGCCCGCATGAAAGGGGCTTCGCCTGTCGTTGCTATTGATATTGACGAATGGGCATACGAAAACTCCCTGGAGAATATCCGATTGAACCAAGTCTCGGATATTACTGTTAAGTTAGGCGGCGCTGAACTTCTTGGGGCAGAAAAGTACGAAGTGATACTAGCCAACATTAACCGGAATATCCTTTTGCAGGACATTCAGCATTATGCCGCCTGCATGACTGACGGTTCACAACTTTATATGAGTGGATTTTATGTTGAAGATATCCCGATGATTAAAGAAGAAGCAGAGAAAAACGGGTTGACCTTTATTACGCATTGGGAGAAAAACCGTTGGGTTGCCGTTCAGTTTGTGAAGTAA